The Verrucomicrobiota bacterium genomic sequence GGGCGCGCCGAGAAGAGAGCGTTCAAAAGGCGGAGGAGGAAGTGGCCAAAACAGCCGTCCGCCTCAAGGACGCGATTGAGGACAAGCTGAAAAACACTTCTTTGCGCGGAGACGATATCAAGGAGGAACTGGCCCGAAGCGGCAAAGTCGTCCGGCAACTCGCAAAGGACGTCAGCGCGGTCGTCGCCGAAGCCACCGTTGATGCGCGCGTCACGGCCGCAATCAAAACAAAACTGGTCAAGGATCCCGATCTGTCGGCGCTGAGTATTTCCGTGAACACAACCTACGGCGTCGTGACCCTGTCCGGCACGGCGCCCTCCTACGACGCGATTGGCAAAGCGATGCTTCTCGCGATGGAAACGGATGGCGTGCGCGAGGTGATCTCGACGTTGCAGGTGAGGATGGTGAAGTAATGTGGCCCACGGATGGCCGGGTGCGCTCCTAATCTTAATCTCAATCAGGCTCGCATTGGCACCAGATCGATTAGGAGTAGAATTACGATTACGAGGAGGAGTCAGGCCCGGTCAACC encodes the following:
- a CDS encoding BON domain-containing protein; the encoded protein is MPPPTLSPVKALFSLFVLALIGFAAFWYLTGARREESVQKAEEEVAKTAVRLKDAIEDKLKNTSLRGDDIKEELARSGKVVRQLAKDVSAVVAEATVDARVTAAIKTKLVKDPDLSALSISVNTTYGVVTLSGTAPSYDAIGKAMLLAMETDGVREVISTLQVRMVK